GGCAGACAACGTACCACCAAAAGCGAAAGACACCGACGAAGATGATTATGGCGGTGGCAGCAGAGATAGGAAAACGTGATGAAATAAGCGGTGCTTGTTATAAGAAATGAAAGTTATACTACACATGCGTATAGACTGCTACGAAATCGTAGGAAATAACAGTGCAATAGTGCGCGAGCGAACGCATAAGGTTtagatttttatgtttttaaaagtGTAAGTATTGcaaatttgttaaacaaaaaaaatgtagccTTTTTGATTGTATAGAGCCATACACTGCAAAGGACAAACTATCAAAGATGATGTGCAACGTTTTATATGCGAAAATAGGCCATTCAACCAGCAGGATGAAGTGATTGAGACAGACAATGGGTAACAATGTTAGGGCCATTCAACCAGCAGGATAAAGTGATTGAGACAGACAATGGGTAACAATGTTAGAAATATGCTAGAAAAATTATCtgaattgtttaattttattttcttcttcattcgAGGCCTAACAACCATTTCCGGTTAAGCACGTTTGCCTCGGTTTTATACTTATATGTATGTTTTTGCTCATAGGCTGAAATAGTCGactcgatttaaaaaaaaactcttaaaTTCAAGAGTTATATTGtgcgatttaattttaaatgtgcAACATGGTAGCATAATTAGCGTAACGTACAGTAAAGAAAGAAACTACAGCACAATCTACAGCCTGCttacaaatataaaaaaatgattcgaaaCCATGAATCCCTTAACAACTTTATTACAAATATGTAACTGTATAGTCAAAAGTATCCCTCCGCCCTTGTAAAATTGGGGATAGCTGGTAGAGTAGGATAATTGAAACTAACTATAATAACAACGAGGAAATATAAACTTCATACTGTAATGGAATAATTATATGCCCTATTTCACTGTGTGTGCCGGTacagtgaaataaataaacactacacattgtaaacaaaccaggaatgcaaatttcaatcaaaaaccaAGAAATGTAATGCTAAGAAGGATAGTTGATCGTCCTAGTCGATGACGATAAGAATGATAGGAAACTGGAAACGAAGATTAGGGCAATGAGTGTGCAATATATGATTGAAATATTAGGGATACACTTCCTCCAAAACATCCCAGTTCCTCGTGAGTCCTGGGCGCTTTATCACTGGCCAGCTGCCACCAACCCCAAAACGCAATCGCAATATGCAAACGTACAACGCAAAACAATAACTTTACAAATAGTTAATATGCGCACATCTTATATAGCTTATGGAATATACAACGTTCATGTACAAATGCATGTAAAAACTAGACATATATAAATGGTGTGCATACAGTGAAGATGCATCTTTGAGATGTTCGCGATAGGGGATATCGTGCATATACAATTTTAAAGAACTCAGCCAGCTCCCCCAAAGGCGGGAAAATCCAGAACATAAATCACAATACgacaagaacaacaacaacaaaaacaaacacaaacgtaGTTATGGGTTATAAAAGAAAGTtcggcataaaaaaaaaacaaatcgatttggatAATGAATAGGAGTCGTAAACGATGTTGCGGTATCGAGATCGTTCCATAGAAACCATCACAGCAGCACATTTTGTGTGTACGTACGAAACTTAATTAATGGAAAAACCATTACGTCTGAAAGCGGTCGACACAACCCTGTACATattgcgtgtatgtgtgtatgttgttaattattattttaaaccattGATGTCAAACCAAGCGATCGTCAGTATGATGGTTGGTCAAAAAATGCATATACTATACAAGAATCGTAACTATTTAATTTACTTGACGCACatatatgttttcattttacttaAACAATGTTTGAGCAAGATGATGAATTTCGATGCATAGTTTGTTAagattattacttttttttttaaattacacatTACGCATCTACATTGTTTTTTTAGAATGCTTACTACTTCCTAATTATATTATATGTTTCTTTACCATTAAAAATTGTCCTCACTTTCCGTTCCTAAACTTTATTGATTTAcaaatgttatgaaaattagTACAATTCCTGTGCTAGCCGCTAGCatggaaaatgtattttgttgttactTTAAAACGTTCCAAAACTTTATTGTTTATTGGGCATTTGTGTACAGCAACTTTTTTTTGGGTTAAACATCGTTTCGACCTTTTAGGATGAAATATTGTAGtatattattaaacaataaacatttaGACGCAACACATTTTTAGAAATTCATTGACGATTTAagggataaaaaataaaacgtataTTTGATGGATGCATATAACATTGCTTTTTGGTGTTTTCTAAACTCAACCTCTCTACTCAAAACCCCTAtcacgacgaacgaagctgagATTTATTTGGAACTTGTATAATTCTGGTACTTACATACAACTCTGAGACATAGATTTTGTCCAAGACTGGCGAATCCTTCATATATGTGGAAGAACATGGAGAAGTCGCTACAGTGACGGGCTCAATGAGCGAATTAGACTTGCCAGGCTCCGGTTCATGTCATCAGAATAAAATCGGAAGACCCAACCTGTAACGTTCTTTTGGGCCATCCACATGAAGGCGTGGTGAGCCCAAATTGATGTGGAATGATGGATAATGGATATAGACATTCGTTTCTTGCTAcctgggtttttttgttaataagaAGGTTTCCTACTATTGCTTGTCCAATTCAAAAcctttgtttataattttaaaatatccgTTCCGATATTGGCATTGTTTACATaatgattatttcattgctCAATTTATCCAATATCCACGATAACGCTTTTGTTACAAGTTTAACTCAAAATGTATAAcaaaattttctttcattaagTCAATGAACATTatcaattgttttgttatatttgtaTGTGTATTCGGCAAACATTAAACACTTGTAGGTTAAATATTGATCATTTTTGAACCAACAGGCAGGCTGAATGGGattggaggggggggggggggaggagttTATCTCGGGTGTTTCTCATAGTATGTTGTATACTGGTTCATTCGGTATGTACTTTAGACGATGCTTTTGCTGAAATGGTTCGCATTGACAAAAAGAGGCAGTGTTATCTCGATGCCTTCCAGATTTGACGCTGTTGCTctaaattttacatttgctaacctgtatttttgttgcacaTAAAATTTGTTTCCAATACTGTACAACACGGTTAATGCGACGCTATATGATTCGACAGAGTAAGTTGAAATGATATTACTTCTCGAAATAACGCTGAATAAAGCTACTGGATGTGTTGTATTCAGTAACCTATGCCACAGAGCAccttttttccaaaacaacTAGACAACATGTCGAAAAATTTCAGAGAACATCAATTACTACAGCTATAAAACGTACCTCACAATAAAACTTTTACACCTTTCTGCATCGTGTAAAAATTATTGTCTTTAAGTTTCCGAATTAGCGTACAGTTTTTTATGCggatatttatattttttttttgccatatGCCATCGCGCTTTTTTATTTGGCCCTTGTTAAGTCACAGGATATCCTCTATGTTGTTTTAAACTGCATCAACCTAGGTTGCCCTTTAGCGGTTTATCATTAAGTTCCTTTCTGAATCAACCCGGTTACTGAGTGCGTAAGATAATAAGCATGCCGAAAATACACCCATTGAAACGTATTACCgatattttttgtaattttcgcAATAATTATAAGAAAATCGGTGTCAATTCTACAACAAAGAATTCGAACAACTTATGGTATGGTATATATCGACGAGGTTTTAGGGTATTGAGAAGCTTTTTGCCGATTTACCGTAGTTAAATCATTTTCCTTTGATTTCCTTGAATATTTACTTGAGTTTTTTTCCGAAAACAAGGGTTTCGCTTtgctgcccttttttttggattACCTATTCGCATCACATTTTTTCGTTTATACTTTCGTTTGTTAATTCTGCTTACGGCTAAACCCAAAGCGAAACGAGATGGTTTTGCGAAGAAGGCATTAAATGCTCTTCTGTGGTTTGGATATTTCGTTATGAAAACATTATTGATTATGAACTAACGAATGCTGTGCTATTTGTAATACATGTGAGTATGTGTGAAGAGGaacgaaattttaatgttacgTTAAAATTTCGCTTGAGTCAAGAATCATAAATGAGTTTCCCATGTTTAGACTGATCTTCGGGTAACGACTATCGATGAAGAATACAATTCCCATACAAACCGAATTTGAAAACAACGTAAAAAGATACAGTAGTTCAATTTTtgtgaataaaattattaaaaacatgTACTAGAGTGATCATTGTTAGCAGCTTCCTGTTCTTCACCATATTCTTACAAAATTCGCGTCATCATTTACCGTGTTTCCCTACCACTCTTATTGTATGCATGCTTTTGTTTAAATCGCAAAAGGCCGAGCCTTGttgttggtaaaaaaaatcgcaattaaattgctttaaaTATGGAACCATAgcgtttgaaaaataaaacgtatcAATGAGCTAGCacgtttttaaacaatttcttgGGTTTCGtttatgagtttttttgtctCTAACTCACCTCGAACAAATCTCgatttatccattttttctgAACCGCTGGTGCGATATGTTTACCGATTCTGGGGTGTTCACTATGTGGAACTAGTGATGTTACAGAAGTTACCCTCTTCCATCGCCTTAATAcgtttaactttttttgtaaCGATTGATTCTATTCACACCCGTTCTAATCATTACTCGCTTTTTTACGCTCCTGATGTTTGCAGAGGCGGCTTTGTTGCCTACAAGCGAATAATTATTACTTATATTTCTGCAAGAATTTCTCGTGGAAGGATTTGAATAGACCGAGCATCTCCTTCAACTTTTCTGGCTGAGGCAGAATTGTGGTACGAAAGTGATAGGTACCGGGCCTTTGCCCGAAGCCGGAGCCGGGAACGATACAGATCCCTATGCCGAAGAATAATTACAATATAAATACGTTAAGCATAAAACTCATTTCtgcatatttgaaaaaaaaaacaaacaacttacCGGTCTCCTCAAGCAACTGGAATGCGTAGAATGTGTCGGCCGGTTTTCCCTCCTTCTTGGCTGCCTCGAGTGCCTTTGGGGGCAATCGGATCTGCGGGAAGGCGTACATTGCACCCTGTACAGGATTGCACGAGAAACCTTCGATGGAGTTGAACGTACGTGCTACCAGTTCGGCACGCTCGCGCAACGACTCCAACACTGcctccttttccttttcaaatTGCTCGTACGATGGTTCACCCTTTTGCGGCGGGTTAACAACACAATCGAGAACGGCTTGACCGGCAGTGGTAGGGCACAGCTGTGCCGAAATGCACTTCAACAGCATCGTGCGCACATCCGGGCATAGATTCACAATCTCAGAGTACCCACCGCGAATGCCACACTCGCCCATGTATCCCTTCGAGCAGGACATAAAACTGCACAGTTCCATCTTGTTGTACGGGTCACCCATCTCCATCATCACTTTCTTGAACGAGTGGAACTTTGAACCGGCTTCGTACACATTATCCTGGTACACCTCATCCGCGAACAGTACTAGTCGCTCGCGATGCGCAAACTTAATGATGTCCTCGATGTTAGACCGCGAAAGCACCTGCCCGGTCGGGTTGCCCGGATTAATGACGACCAATATGCGCGGTGCCGACACCTTACGCGCCTCGTTCAGCGAACGCTCCAGCTCGGCAATATCGAGGCCCCACTTGTTAGCTTCGTCCAAATAGTAGCCGATCTGCTCCATGTCGAATTCGGCAATAGTAGCCGAGTACAATGGGTACTGCGGGATCGGTATCATGACGCCTGGCTTTTTGCCTTCGATCGGGCAACGCAAGAGCGCCATCAGCACCTTGATGCCGCCGGACGCACCGGCCGAAAGGATGATATTCTGCCAGTCAGCCGGTATGCCACCGTCACGACGTTGGATGTATTCGGCTGCATGTCGACGGATCACCTCAATACCGGCAGAGTCGGAATACGAACCGACCGATCCACCTTTGCATCCATCCAGGATGTCGCGAGCACGCTTCTTTGCATCTGCCGGGATGGTAGCGTCGTTAAACAGCGGAGGATACGATACGAGCCCAAGTACCTTGAAAAGTAGTAAAATAATcggaataaattaattttagtaGGTAGTTAACTTAAAGGTCTTCTTTCATTTGGTAACAGCACCTTTTTACCTTGAACTTAAAGAAATAGGGTAGTGttgtaaatttgattttataaTCGTAATTGTCTTTACTTCTGAAATAAGTATTTTCGTACAGATAAAATTGGTTGTACTACTTTTAACGAACAGAAAATTTTGAATcaatttagtttaaaaatttgttttgtgaatattAATTCTGGGTAATTGAGTAtaattacaaatttaattatgatATAACATAATATTAATcgtacaaataaaattaaactcgTTAACCTCAATGATAATGTTAACGAACATAACCGAGGTAACGCAAAGTGGTTTGTACGAATTATAAACTAAAACAGTTGGTCGCAAAAAACAGCTGTTAATTCTTATTTCATCCGTATTAAAATTCCTATTTcagaagcaaaaataataaacataataaaatcatGTTCTCGGAGAGTTTCATGAATTTATAAATCTTTAAGGATTTATTAATGTttagaatagagattcagattcattcatacaGTTCAAAGATTTAGATTTATGAATCAGaatcagatttacccaacactaagATTGAGAAATACGTCTAGATTTCTACGTTCGTTACGATCCCTTATTATTTGAACCTAGCTCATTCAATTGTCTCCCCTGTAGCAGATTCTGATAACATTCTATAACCGTTTACAGTGGGTGATAATAATGCTATGGTCTTATCTCATTCCTGTAGTTTTTCTATTTACCTAGAGGTAGTTTACAATACACAGTAGATAGTATTTATTGAAGAGTTCAAATACAGAAGGTATCAGTGTCGTTGACAGATATTGTTAACGCAAGTCAAAACGACGGAAAGTATCTTATCATCTAAGTCGTAGACCTATTGTCCATACGAATCCGCTGAAGAGAAGATGCTCATTTTCGAGATATTGTTTCTATGTGCAAATAATAGGCAAATGTATGAAATTTATCGTAGTCGTAAATGGCCAAAGTCCCAATCGTTTTCTCTCTTCATCACTCtgtatttttctctctctctctctttgtaaCAACATTGTATTAAAAACGAAGTAAAGCCAAATCTCGCATGTTATGCTAACATTTTGATAATATACTGCTTATAAATATTGCAACGTGTTCATACAAGTAAAACGTTTTCACCATAAAACGCTAAAAATGGTCTGAAATGAGACGCAAGTTGGTTTGTCAATGTACCAACCTACACAACCAAACCACAATTGACGCTGAACGGAATGAAATAAACCAACGTCAGTTCTGCGGCACCTCTGtataaatagtattttttgcAATAGATTGAGCAAACAGCACTGTCtgaaaccaaaaacacaaagcaagCCGAGAGAAGCGGTTGATCTGAATCCGAATAACAAAATATCAgatgaaacgttttttttatggatgtAAAATTTCCTGATCTCTCCCACGTAACGGAGAGTGTAGCAGGAAACATATATCGcactaaaaaaaatagctcAACAACATCGAAGCAGAAGATCGTGATCAcgaactgctgctgcacatTTTGGCAGGTAGGGTTAGTAGAGGAGTTTATATTTGCCCATGCACTTAGCATCTTGGTATGGATGCGGCATCgattggtgttttgttttaaagataATTAGCATATATTTTGCAGCTAGCGGTCAAGAACCACTCTGCAGTTTCCTTGCCAACTGTACAAGACTTTTCTTCAATTTGAGAGAACTAGAAGAGTGTTAAAACCGTTATGGTGCAAAATATTACATGATAACTCGCTCGTGATAACCAAGTTTAATTACAGACGTGATCGTTAACGACGACAAAGTGACCGTTCACATAGCGTTGTCTCAACACACATCTTTACAATAAATGGCATACATATTTATCGTTGAAGGCTATTTCACACCAAGTAAATGGATGCCCTTTGTTATAAATATGTAACTCACGTCAGGTACTAACTTTAGCCGCAATTCTGCGCCAACTCTATGCAGTGACTTTATTATCAAATTCTACACTGGCATAGTAATCCGATAGTGTCCAGCCAATCTAAATCAATCAGTCACAAATGTGCGAATAACCGTTTAGGAAGCGAGCAAGCGTACTAAAAGCAATCTTTTGCTAGTTGCGCAATAGCCTGCAAACGTATTTTTCCTCCAAGTCGtacaattgaattgaaaaaaaaactcacacaaatGTATATCTTGAATATTGGCTAGCGCTCGTCCGCCAAGTAACAAGTATTAGCAAATATGGAGCGCGTCGATCAAATTTAACGCTTGTTTTATGCTGCCAATTGATAAAGGTGTCACAAAGGTCACGGTTTGTTGATGCCGAGTAATAAAACTGTTTACGggatcaatttaatttttggcTCATATCTTTGCATGGACGCTAATGCAGCGTTGAAATAACGTTCGTTTATCAGCAGAGAGAAGCTACGAGGTAACTGATGTAAACAGCTGCAAAGACACAAGACTTTAGATCATCAATATTACTTTTTAAGCGACATTCGAAAAATGTTTCTCAAATATTTCATAAGAGAGGCTATTCTTTTCAGGTTTGATATGGTATATCGGTAAAGAACTGGTTCTGGCATCTCAAGGCATCTCGCAGTTTATAGCTACAGTTGTCTTATTTTTCGCCCTGTTGGTCGAAACCGGTTCTGCGATGTACTCTTTTATGTTTCGGTACTGAAAGACGTTTGCTAACAGGATATTTTAGTTCAGATGATATCAGTAACACGGTTTAATTGCCAACAtctatttgtttacatttgctaGTAGCCACACGAACCGCACTGGGAAACGttcaatatgaaaaaaaagagtgtAGAAGAGAGTCACTCCGTCCGGAATCGATGCTGTAAGTGCCCTTTTATTAATATAAGGGCAACATTACATAATGCTTTCTTGTTCATATCACCAAATACACACCGGTATATACATAAGCAAAACCTTCCCTTACATTGCCCACTGTTTTCTGCGCTTTTCCACATTTATACGAAGTTTACCCTAGGCTGTTAAGTTTTATGGATGCACCGCAGAAGCAATGTATGAATATTTAATCTTGTTTCGCGTGTTTGAGCATTTCTCTGTTCctgtttcattcttttttgttgctgttgttataCACATTGTAGGGTAGAGATTCCATTCAACAGAAGGGTGGGGATTCATGGTAGTATTAGTAAGCGATAAGGTTCGATCGACAGTTCTTCCACATGCCGATACTTCCTATGCGCTTAATTGAACAGTACTAACAGAAAAATTTACACCTCAAAAGAATGTAGCTTCTATTCCAAAGGTAGCTTTGGAACGATATCAGTGTTGATGAGCTTTTAGTTGTTGCAAATATTTGTACTCACCTGTCGGATGAAGGTAATTGGCGGTTGACCCATTGCGTGACAATCTCCGATGTTAGCACGGATAACTTCTTTGAAGGGTTTTTTCGCTCCCTGGTTGTGGGTTTGGGTCGGTGTTTTTTGCGTGACGACACCACATTCATAATAGCACAGTACCGGAAAGAACTCAATTTATATCAACGCAATACGACGCAAAAACTAGTTTCTCTTCTCGGGACCTACCTGCTCTAGCTCCTTCTCGATAACACCGGCACGAATCACCAGCGGACCTCGAA
This sequence is a window from Anopheles marshallii chromosome X, idAnoMarsDA_429_01, whole genome shotgun sequence. Protein-coding genes within it:
- the LOC128714266 gene encoding alanine aminotransferase 1: MSLSLMLTLCQRSTRGFVLRPGSVNIRLAAAAAQQPHCPAPESPINQQHNRTFLTMACVQQQQRCVSIDNINPAIKTMEYAVRGPLVIRAGVIEKELEQGAKKPFKEVIRANIGDCHAMGQPPITFIRQVLGLVSYPPLFNDATIPADAKKRARDILDGCKGGSVGSYSDSAGIEVIRRHAAEYIQRRDGGIPADWQNIILSAGASGGIKVLMALLRCPIEGKKPGVMIPIPQYPLYSATIAEFDMEQIGYYLDEANKWGLDIAELERSLNEARKVSAPRILVVINPGNPTGQVLSRSNIEDIIKFAHRERLVLFADEVYQDNVYEAGSKFHSFKKVMMEMGDPYNKMELCSFMSCSKGYMGECGIRGGYSEIVNLCPDVRTMLLKCISAQLCPTTAGQAVLDCVVNPPQKGEPSYEQFEKEKEAVLESLRERAELVARTFNSIEGFSCNPVQGAMYAFPQIRLPPKALEAAKKEGKPADTFYAFQLLEETGICIVPGSGFGQRPGTYHFRTTILPQPEKLKEMLGLFKSFHEKFLQKYK